A section of the Paracoccaceae bacterium genome encodes:
- a CDS encoding LysE family translocator, whose translation MTATPVDFLLYAGALLILFLTPGPVWVALIARGLSGGFHAAWPLALGVVIGDALWPLLAIIGVTWIVDQFDGFMTVLRWGASAIFLVMGILLIRNAGKSIARDSRLTRPGMWAGFIAGILVILGNPKAILFYMGVLPGFFDLTTITWPDIAAIVALSIVVPLLGNVIMALFIDRARRLLTTPSALRRLNVIAGWLLIGVGLVIPLT comes from the coding sequence ATGACCGCAACACCAGTCGATTTTCTGCTTTATGCGGGTGCGCTGCTGATCCTGTTCCTGACGCCGGGGCCGGTCTGGGTGGCGCTGATCGCGCGGGGTCTTTCGGGTGGGTTCCACGCCGCCTGGCCGCTGGCGCTGGGCGTGGTTATTGGCGATGCGCTGTGGCCCCTGCTTGCGATTATCGGCGTCACCTGGATTGTCGATCAGTTCGACGGCTTCATGACGGTGCTGCGCTGGGGGGCATCTGCGATTTTTCTGGTCATGGGCATCCTGCTGATCCGCAACGCCGGGAAATCCATCGCCCGTGACAGCCGCCTGACCCGTCCCGGCATGTGGGCCGGTTTCATCGCCGGAATCCTCGTCATCCTGGGCAACCCTAAGGCGATCCTGTTCTACATGGGCGTGTTGCCGGGCTTCTTCGATCTGACGACAATCACCTGGCCCGATATCGCCGCCATTGTCGCGCTGTCCATTGTGGTGCCGCTGCTGGGCAATGTCATCATGGCGCTGTTTATCGACCGCGCGCGCCGCCTGTTGACGACACCCAGCGCCCTCAGGCGGCTGAATGTCATCGCAGGCTGGTTGTTGATCGGCGTCGGGCTGGTGATTCCGCTGACCTGA
- a CDS encoding DUF1697 domain-containing protein: MSIQIALLRGINVGGHNTLPMAGFRTLLAGLGAQDCKTYIQSGNAVWRGDLSEAAVSQAIEDEYGFRPNVMIRSRAFWTGAIRACPFPTDDPKALHLFVAHGAFDTTQDALNQVAAPDERAQIGTGVVYLHTPAGMSASKIAPRMDRLLCVPTTARNWRSVMAIRDLAQGLS, encoded by the coding sequence ATGAGTATCCAAATCGCCCTGCTGCGCGGTATCAACGTCGGGGGGCACAACACCCTGCCCATGGCCGGATTTCGCACCCTGCTGGCGGGGCTGGGGGCGCAGGATTGCAAGACCTATATCCAAAGCGGAAACGCTGTCTGGCGCGGCGATCTGTCCGAGGCGGCTGTGTCGCAAGCCATTGAAGATGAATATGGATTCCGGCCCAATGTGATGATCCGCAGCCGTGCGTTCTGGACTGGTGCGATCCGTGCCTGCCCGTTTCCGACGGATGATCCCAAAGCGCTCCACCTGTTTGTTGCGCATGGGGCATTCGACACGACGCAGGATGCCCTGAACCAAGTCGCCGCCCCGGATGAGCGTGCGCAGATCGGCACCGGCGTGGTCTATCTGCACACGCCTGCGGGGATGTCGGCGTCGAAAATCGCGCCGCGGATGGATCGGCTGCTGTGTGTTCCGACGACGGCGCGCAATTGGCGCAGTGTGATGGCGATCCGAGATCTGGCGCAAGGGCTGTCATGA
- a CDS encoding DNA polymerase III subunit beta: MKISIERATLLRAVSQAQSVVERRNTIPILANVLIEAEGDSVSFRATDLDIEVVDKVNAQVERAGSTTVNAVTLHEIVRKLPDGALVSLADDGAAGRLTVEAGRSNFALATLPKEDFPQMASSEYASNFSAPAPVLRRLFDKSKFAISTEETRYYLNGVYMHVADGDGGQVLRCVATDGHRLARIDADLPAGAEGMAGVIVPRKTVNELRKLLDDDDASIAVSVSETKVRFATPEITLTSKVIDGTFPDYGRVIPTANTRRMEVDAADFARAVDRVATVSSERSRAVKMQLDEDRLILSVNAPDAGAAEEELAVAYGDEKLEIGFNAKYLLEIASQVDRENAVFMFNTAGDPTLMREGNDQSAVYVVMPMRV; encoded by the coding sequence ATGAAAATCTCGATCGAACGTGCAACCCTGCTCAGGGCCGTCAGCCAGGCCCAGTCGGTTGTCGAACGCCGCAATACAATCCCGATTCTGGCCAATGTGCTGATCGAGGCTGAGGGCGACAGCGTCAGCTTCCGCGCCACCGATCTGGACATCGAGGTGGTCGATAAGGTGAACGCGCAGGTCGAACGCGCCGGGTCTACCACCGTGAACGCCGTCACCCTGCACGAGATTGTCAGGAAGCTGCCCGACGGCGCACTGGTCAGCCTTGCCGACGATGGCGCGGCGGGTCGCCTGACTGTCGAGGCGGGCCGGTCGAACTTTGCGCTGGCAACGCTGCCGAAAGAAGACTTTCCGCAAATGGCCTCGTCCGAGTATGCCTCGAACTTCTCGGCCCCGGCGCCGGTGCTGCGGCGCCTGTTCGACAAGTCGAAATTCGCGATCTCGACCGAAGAAACGCGGTATTACCTGAACGGCGTCTATATGCATGTCGCCGATGGCGACGGCGGGCAGGTGCTGCGCTGTGTGGCGACGGATGGTCACCGCCTTGCGCGCATCGACGCCGATCTGCCTGCCGGGGCCGAGGGCATGGCCGGCGTGATCGTGCCGCGCAAGACCGTCAATGAATTGCGCAAGCTGCTGGATGACGATGATGCCTCGATCGCCGTTTCCGTCAGCGAAACCAAAGTGCGGTTCGCCACGCCCGAGATCACGCTGACCTCAAAAGTCATCGACGGCACCTTCCCCGACTATGGCCGCGTCATCCCGACCGCCAATACCCGGCGGATGGAAGTCGACGCGGCTGATTTCGCCCGCGCAGTAGATCGTGTCGCGACGGTCAGCAGCGAACGTTCGCGCGCGGTCAAGATGCAGCTGGACGAAGATCGCCTGATCCTGTCGGTGAACGCGCCGGATGCAGGGGCGGCGGAAGAAGAACTGGCCGTGGCTTACGGCGATGAAAAGCTGGAGATTGGATTTAACGCCAAATACCTGCTGGAAATCGCCAGTCAGGTGGATCGTGAGAATGCGGTCTTCATGTTCAATACCGCAGGCGATCCGACGCTGATGCGCGAAGGCAACGATCAGTCGGCGGTCTATGTTGTGATGCCGATGCGGGTCTGA
- the recF gene encoding DNA replication/repair protein RecF, translating into MAALTSLTLSQFRSHSRTELAVDARPVAIFGPNGAGKTNILEAVSMLSPGRGLRRAAVGDLARQPGGIGWKVTALVTSLGQMHEVETVSEGGPRGVRIDGKAATQTALGRIARVLWLVPAMDRLWIEGAEGRRRFLDRMTLSFDPRHGEAVLDYEKAMRDRNRLLKDHVNDARWYDALEARMADAGARIDMSRRDALARVAAAEGGGSFPVATLTMLGPDGAADPFEAEALAETLRGGRARDMTAGRTLTGPHRADLGAIYADKGVAAAQCSTGEQKALLISLILANARALTEEVGAPPLLLLDEVAAHLDADRRAALYDEIVALGAQAWMTGTGAELFDDLGDRATRLAVSDADGTSQVAQA; encoded by the coding sequence TTGGCTGCGCTGACCTCTCTGACCCTGTCGCAGTTCCGGTCGCATAGCCGCACCGAGCTGGCTGTTGATGCGCGCCCGGTGGCGATATTCGGGCCTAACGGTGCGGGCAAAACCAACATCCTGGAAGCGGTGTCGATGCTGTCGCCGGGGCGCGGATTGCGCCGGGCGGCGGTGGGCGATCTGGCGCGTCAGCCGGGCGGGATTGGCTGGAAGGTGACCGCCCTGGTAACCTCGTTGGGGCAGATGCACGAGGTTGAAACGGTTTCCGAAGGCGGGCCACGCGGCGTGCGCATCGACGGCAAAGCGGCCACGCAAACCGCGCTGGGCCGGATCGCGCGGGTGCTGTGGCTGGTGCCTGCAATGGATCGGCTGTGGATCGAAGGGGCCGAGGGGCGGCGGCGGTTTCTGGACCGCATGACGCTGAGCTTTGATCCGCGCCATGGTGAGGCTGTGCTGGATTACGAAAAGGCGATGCGGGATCGCAATCGCCTTTTGAAAGATCACGTCAACGACGCCCGATGGTACGACGCGCTGGAGGCACGGATGGCCGACGCCGGTGCACGTATCGACATGTCGCGGCGGGATGCGCTGGCCCGGGTGGCAGCCGCCGAGGGCGGCGGCAGTTTTCCGGTGGCGACGCTGACCATGCTCGGCCCCGATGGTGCCGCCGACCCGTTTGAGGCGGAAGCGCTTGCCGAAACGCTGCGCGGGGGCCGTGCGCGCGACATGACCGCCGGGCGCACGCTGACGGGTCCGCACCGAGCCGATCTGGGCGCGATCTATGCCGACAAGGGCGTCGCGGCGGCGCAGTGTTCGACCGGAGAGCAGAAGGCGCTGCTGATCTCGCTGATCCTTGCCAATGCCCGCGCCCTGACGGAAGAGGTTGGCGCGCCGCCGCTGTTGCTGCTGGACGAGGTCGCAGCCCATCTGGATGCCGACCGGCGTGCCGCGCTTTATGATGAGATTGTCGCGCTGGGCGCACAGGCCTGGATGACCGGCACCGGGGCGGAATTATTCGATGATCTGGGCGACCGCGCAACGCGGCTGGCGGTCAGCGATGCAGACGGAACATCGCAGGTGGCACAGGCATGA